One region of Cucurbita pepo subsp. pepo cultivar mu-cu-16 chromosome LG03, ASM280686v2, whole genome shotgun sequence genomic DNA includes:
- the LOC111789832 gene encoding uncharacterized protein LOC111789832, with translation MSMCLLKTSSKSVRSKCHGGSHHRTADIHRTNNSFHRYHLLLLSSRLLFCFFFSISMWQVLLAAAVAGSTGLVAKHVFGAGVNPNETLIAEELKKCDESCVDREESDGIVKFEGSIDTEFGSPMVSNGLNESEREGIFRFSSSDSRGATSSRLGSKNLRKKTRSRCRGAAKQGKGKNVEVENCAAREMATEPKKSSGRFSVLLKKRRITKNLGASKSESCSSKDGSLFHWGIGVGIMYMMSVGKTEINRLNVTVDETAKVVRELKSELYRRKYSRHVQAGKARENLQPVHPEIDRSSAELRRLNEVRNYTLSMFDDGECGSSVLTEEPDPEINEMDELEAELATEFEKLPWCSSEDTCQAGALTELEKTKVSAIELHVPENPRSDAYPSHGVVPAELDQKLCHVLIEQQENQIVELESELHVAQSKLNEKEAELQALKDCVKRLTEFSLTTVSDDEAEAHTEKKQSCSSWEQSNQMGCEPMRSVVVGMKRPVESETWDCNV, from the exons ATGTCAATGTGTCTACTGAAAACTTCTTCCAAATCAGTACGATCAAAGTGTCACGGTGGTAGTCACCATCGCACGGCGGATATCCACCGCACCAACAACTCATTTCATCGATaccatcttctccttctctcttcAAGATTGTTGTTCtgctttttcttttcgatTTCCATGTGGCAGGTTCTTCTGGCCGCGGCGGTGGCAGGATCCACTGGACTGGTCGCGAAGCACGTTTTCGGCGCCGGTGTAAACCCTAATGAGACTTTAATTGcagaagaattgaagaaatgtGATGAGAGTTGCGTAGATCGGGAGGAATCTGATGGCATTGTGAAGTTCGAGGGTTCGATCGACACGGAATTTGGGTCCCCTATGGTCTCGAATGGACTGAATGAGTCTGAACGTGAGGGGATTTTCAGGTTTTCTAGTTCGGATTCTCGTGGAGCGACGAGCTCTCGACTTGGATCGAAGAATTTAAGGAAGAAAACTAGGAGTCGGTGCCGTGGAGCGGCAAAACAAGGTAAGGGTAAAAATGTCGAAGTGGAAAATTGTGCTGCTAGAGAAATGGCGACGGAGCCAAAAAAGAGTTCGGGAAGGTTTTCTGTACTTTTGAAAAAGAGGAGAATTACTAAGAACTTAGGTGCTTCCAAGAGTGAATCCTGCTCTTCCAAAG ATGGCTCTCTATTTCATTGGGGAATTGGTGTTGGAATCATGTACATGATGTCGGTAGGAAAAACAGAAATAAATAGGCTGAATGTAACTGTGGACGAGACTGCAAAAGTTGTTCGAGAATTAAAATCAGAACTTTACAGGAGAAAATATTCACGTCATGTGCAGGCAGGCAAAGCTAGAGAAAACTTGCAGCCAGTTCATCCTGAAATTGACAGGTCTAGCGCAGAGTTGAGGCGTCTTAACGAGGTGAGAAATTACACACTGTCTATGTTCGATGATGGGGAATGTGGAAGCAGTGTTCTTACTGAAGAACCAGATCCAGAGATAAATGAAATGGATGAATTGGAAGCAGAACTCGCAACTGAATTTGAAAAACTGCCATGGTGTTCATCTGAAGACACTTGCCAAGCCGGAGCTTTAACGGAACTGGAAAAG ACCAAGGTTTCAGCTATTGAATTACATGTTCCAGAGAACCCAAGATCTGATGCTTATCCATCGCACGGTGTAGTACCAGCGGAATTGGATCAGAAACTGTGCCATGTGCTTATTGAACAGCAGGAGAATCAAATTGTGGAGTTGGAATCCGAACTCCATGTCGCCCAATCCAAGCTAAATGAGAAAGAAGCTGAACTCCAAGCCTTGAAGGACTGTGTCAAACGCCTCACTGAATTCTCTCTAACAACAGTTTCTG ATGATGAAGCTGAAGCTCACACTGAGAAGAAGCAGAGCTGCAGCTCATGGGAGCAATCTAACCAAATGGGCTGTGAGCCAATGAGATCAGTAGTAGTTGGGATGAAAAGACCCGTTGAATCTGAAACCTGGGATTGCAATGTATGA
- the LOC111790135 gene encoding uncharacterized protein LOC111790135 → MKPSAKPISSPGRTEKFPPPLMRFLRSNVGSKSRGRSRASPMMFMRKKNNATAIETQEPSSPKVTCIGQVRVRRSSTRRSRRSGAPTRRRCRWFRAALLCPCFRKKIKPNSSQIFQRWVSFFPVGFRRKSRSRKKSPPHETPVHGGFEIPNSETQVVAPIDDDEGEETVETFISSHSSPPKNALLLTRCRSAPYRSTSLASRFWGSPLRTEKNHEEEEEEEEEEEQSTKPNNGGKTVEIEKPTSQRASVSDQDPNGGLEFEEAKKFMKNIDDDSTTERIIKSGNIEREKTGEEEEGLGSSSRPLILTRCKSAPSRTAEKMNPELGFWKKRRLGITDSSSPNNS, encoded by the coding sequence atgaagCCATCGGCGAAGCCGATTTCGAGTCCAGGCAGGACGGAGAAATTTCCGCCGCCATTGATGAGGTTTTTGAGGAGCAATGTGGGAAGTAAAAGCAGAGGAAGGTCGCGTGCGAGTCCGATGATGTtcatgagaaagaaaaacaacgcCACCGCCATTGAAACCCAAGAGCCTTCGTCCCCTAAAGTCACTTGCATCGGCCAGGTCCGAGTTCGCCGCTCCTCCACGCGCCGTAGCAGACGTTCTGGTGCGCCTACGCGCCGCCGTTGCCGCTGGTTCCGAGCTGCTCTGTTATGCCCCTGTTTTCGAAAAAAAATCAAGCCCAATTCTTCTCAAATATTTCAGAGATGGGTCTCATTTTTCCCAGTTGGGTTCCGCCGAAAATCGAGAAGTAGAAAAAAATCGCCGCCGCATGAAACCCCCGTCCACGGCGGATTTGAAATTCCGAACTCAGAAACACAAGTTGTCGCCCCCATCGACGATGACGAAGGAGAAGAAACAGTCGAAACGTTCATTTCTTCTCATTCTTCGCCGCCCAAAAATGCATTGTTACTAACAAGATGCAGATCTGCTCCATATCGATCGACATCATTAGCGAGTAGATTTTGGGGCTCTCCTCTGAGAACCGAGAAAAATCacgaagaagaggaagaagaagaagaagaagaagaacagagcaCAAAGCCCAACAATGGCGGCAAAACGGTCGAGATTGAGAAACCCACATCCCAAAGAGCCTCAGTTTCTGATCAAGATCCGAATGGAGGCTTAGAATTCGAGGAGGCCAAGAAATTTATGAAGAACATCGACGACGATTCTACCACAGAAAGAATCATCAAATCGGGCAATATCGAACGAGAAAAAacaggggaagaagaagaaggactGGGAAGCTCGTCTCGGCCCTTGATTTTGACACGTTGCAAATCTGCGCCGTCGAGAACGGCGGAGAAGATGAACCCAGAACTGGGATTCTGGAAAAAGAGAAGGTTGGGGATTACTGATTCAAGCTCGCCAAACAATTCATGA
- the LOC111791399 gene encoding uncharacterized protein LOC111791399: MAINNTTTSCLVSAMDRLWHHHIILSSSHPFPSHLHPTFPFSNFPSSLSSDRISLDDDTSLLSQEDDSINGDRYKQDGKRESMEESVSDPEFTMRKKLNKSMSCKSLGELELEEVKGFMDLGFEFTREDLSPQMVKLVPGLQRFKTLMDRQNLEDDDDDNDDKKRDIARPYLSEAWTINRPNSPLLNLMMPRVSSTTDMKKHLRSWARTVAIEIQ, translated from the exons ATGGCTATCAACAACACAACCACTTCATGTCTTGTTTCAGCCATGGATCGCCTTTGGCACCACCACATCATTCTTTCCTCTTCACATCCTTTCCCTTCCCATCTCCACCCAACTTTTCCTTTCTCAAACTTCCCTTCTTCCCTTTCCTCCGACCGCATCTCCCTCGACGACGACACCTCCCTCCTCTCCCAG GAAGATGATAGTATCAATGGAGACAGATACAAACAAGATGGAAAGAGAGAGTCAATGGAAGAAAGTGTCAGTGATCCTGAATTTACAA TGAggaaaaaattgaacaaatcTATGAGTTGTAAAAGCTTGGGGGAGTTGGAGCTGGAGGAAGTTAAAGGGTTTATGGATTTAGGGTTTGAATTCACGAGAGAAGATTTGAGCCCTCAAATGGTGAAGTTGGTACCTGGTTTGCAAAGGTTTAAAACTCTAATGGACAGACAAAATCTcgaagacgacgacgacgacaacgacgataagaaaagagatataGCAAGACCATATCTTTCAGAGGCATGGACAATAAACCGACCAAATTCCCCTCTTTTAAACCTAATGATGCCAAGAGTTTCTTCAACCACTGACATGAAGAAACACCTAAGATCTTGGGCTAGAACTGTTGCAATTGAAattcaataa
- the LOC111789836 gene encoding DNA-binding protein S1FA-like yields the protein MASANGKGNVINDVEAKGLNPALIVLLLVGGLLLIFLVGNYALYLYAQKNLPPKKKKPVSKKKMKRDRLKQGVSAPGE from the exons ATGGCTTCAGCCAATGGCAAG GGCAATGTGATCAATGACGTTGAAGCAAAAGGATTGAATCCAGCGCTAAtagttcttcttcttgttggtGGGTTGCTGCTGATTTTCCTCGTAGGGAACTATGCACTTTACTTGTATGCACAGAAGAATCTCCCTCCCAAGAAGAAAAAGCCAGTATctaaaaagaagatgaagagggaCAGACTGAAGCAAGGAGTGTCTGCACCTGGAGAGTAA
- the LOC111790132 gene encoding peroxidase 21-like: protein MAAKNHLSLLLLLLLQLFYSGRGELQINYYAKSCPKAEEIIKQQVADLYYEHGNTAVSWLRNLFHDCIVKSCDASMLLETVTGVESEKDSERSFGMRNFKYVNKIKAAVEQECPLTVSCADIVALSAQYGIVMLKGPEIELKTGRRDSKVSYSHLVEAFVPRHNESLVNVLSLFSSIGIDTEAAVALLGAHSVGRVHCVNLVERLYPSVDPTLDPEYAKYLKGRCPTPNPDPKAVLYSRNDRETPMILDNMYYSNILNHKGLLIVDQELASNPLTLTYVKKFAADNQYFHAQFSRGIRLLSENNPLTGDEGEIRKDCRFVN, encoded by the exons ATGGCGGCCAAGAACCATTTgagccttcttcttctcctccttctgCAGCTGTTTTATTCag gaAGGGGCGAACtgcaaattaattattatgcTAAAAGTTGCCCAAAAGCtgaagaaattataaaacagCAAGTTGCCGATCTCTACTATGAACATGGAAACACTGCCGTTTCGTGGCTTAGAAATCTCTTCCATGATTGCATTGTTAAG TCTTGTGATGCATCTATGCTGTTGGAAACGGTGACGGGAGTGGAATCAGAGAAGGATTCAGAGCGAAGTTTTGGGATGAGAAATTTCAAATACGTAAATAAGATCAAAGCTGCTGTTGAACAAGAATGCCCTCTCACTGTATCTTGTGCTGACATTGTTGCGCTATCGGCTCAATATGGCATAGTCATG CTAAAAGGGCCTGAAATTGAGTTGAAAACAGGGAGAAGAGACAGCAAAGTGAGCTATTCCCATCTTGTTGAAGCGTTTGTTCCCAGGCACAATGAATCTCTTGTAAATGTTCTCTCCCTCTTTAGCTCCATCGGCATTGATACCGAAGCAGCCGTCGCTCTTTTAG GAGCTCACTCGGTCGGGCGAGTTCACTGTGTGAACTTAGTGGAGAGGCTATATCCAAGCGTGGATCCAACCCTCGATCCCGAATACGCGAAATACTTGAAAGGTCGATGCCCGACACCAAATCCAGACCCGAAAGCAGTATTGTATTCGAGAAATGATCGGGAGACGCCAATGATTCTGGATAATATGTACTACAGTAATATACTGAACCATAAAGGGTTGCTCATAGTGGACCAAGAATTGGCTTCTAATCCTCTTACGCTTACCTACGTCAAGAAATTTGCAGCTGATAATCAATATTTCCATGCCCAATTCTCAAGGGGAATTCGTTTGTTGTCGGAAAACAATCCCCTCACCGGAGATGAAGGAGAGATTAGGAAAGATTGTCGCTTTGTTAATTAA
- the LOC111791408 gene encoding L-type lectin-domain containing receptor kinase VIII.1-like translates to MLNFSPISSVISFTILLFSFSSTAFFDFSTTAVSAAEFDFGTVALSSLKLIGDAHLNNGSVRLTRDLAVPNSGAGRVLYAKPIRFRQPGISYLASFSTFFSFSITNLNPSSIGGGLAFLISPDDDTLGGAGGFLGLADDRGLGFVAVEFDTLMDVEFKDINGNHVGLDLNDMVSLQVKDLDGIGIDLKSGDTVNSWIEYDGSARIFKIFVSYSNLKPTEPLMSFNLDLDPYLNDFMYVGFSGSTQGSTEVHSVDWWSFTSSFDSNSPPGSVPPPPTTTLMNPTANVVRSTPPSQPPSGSDSNTQKNTNSPSCHNGLCKQGAGAVVGVVTAGAFVLALFAGGLIWVYSKKIKRVKKSDSLASEIIKTPKEFTYKELKIATKGFSSNRIIGHGAFGTVYKGILPETGDIVAVKRCSHTTQGKNEFLSELSIIGTLRHRNLVRLQGWCHEKGEILLVYDLMPNGSLDKALFEASTPLPWPHRKKILLGVSSALAYLHQECENQVIHRDVKTSNIMLDEGFNARLGDFGLARQVEHDKSPDATVAAGTMGYLAPEYLLTGRATEKTDVFSFGAVVLEVASGRRPIEKESGAGKFGVNSNLVDWVWSLHREGRLLAAADGRLGGEFEESEMRKVLLVGLACSHPDPMTRPTMRGVVQMLIGDSEIPIVPRSKPSTSFSTAHLLLTLQDSVSDLNDMIAISTSSSDHSFKGEDSISLEDRTAGSPSIV, encoded by the coding sequence ATGTTGAATTTCTCTCCCATTTCCTCTGTAATTTCCTTCACAatacttcttttttccttttccagtACTGCCTTTTTCGATTTCTCTACCACCGCCGTCTCCGCCGCCGAATTTGACTTCGGAACCGTCGCCCTCAGCAGTTTAAAGCTTATCGGCGATGCCCACTTGAACAATGGGAGCGTCAGACTTACACGAGACCTCGCCGTCCCAAATTCAGGCGCCGGGAGAGTCCTCTACGCCAAACCCATCAGATTCCGGCAGCCGGGGATTAGTTATCTCGCCAGTTTCtccacatttttttctttctccatcaCTAATCTCAACCCGTCGTCGATCGGTGGCGGTTTGGCGTTTCTAATCTCGCCCGACGATGACACGCTCGGCGGCGCCGGTGGGTTTTTGGGGCTGGCCGACGATAGGGGATTGGGATTCGTGGCGGTGGAATTCGACACGTTGATGGATGTCGAATTTAAGGACATTAATGGGAACCATGTCGGATTGGATCTGAACGACATGGTTTCGTTGCAGGTTAAAGATCTGGACGGAATTGGAATCGATCTCAAAAGTGGGGATACGGTAAATTCGTGGATCGAATACGACGGGTCGGCTCGGATCTTCAAAATCTTCGTTTCGTATTCGAATTTGAAACCGACAGAACCCCTGATGTCGTTCAATCTCGATCTCGACCCGTATTTGAACGATTTTATGTACGTCGGATTTTCCGGTTCCACACAGGGGAGTACGGAAGTTCACAGTGTGGACTGGTGGAGCTTTACGTCGTCGTTTGACTCGAATTCCCCACCCGGGTCGGTTCCGCCGCCGCCAACGACGACGCTGATGAACCCAACGGCGAATGTCGTCCGGTCAACGCCGCCGTCACAACCTCCGTCGGGTTCAGATTCCAACACCCAAAAGAATACCAACTCTCCATCCTGCCACAATGGACTATGCAAGCAAGGTGCCGGCGCGGTGGTTGGAGTTGTGACGGCGGGGGCGTTTGTTCTAGCATTATTCGCCGGCGGGTTGATTTGGGTATACTCCAAAAAGATTAAGCGGGTTAAAAAATCGGACTCCCTCGCTTCAGAAATCATCAAAACGCCTAAGGAATTCACTTACAAGGAGCTCAAAATCGCCACCAAAGGCTTCAGCTCGAACAGAATCATTGGCCATGGCGCTTTTGGGACTGTTTATAAAGGGATTCTGCCGGAGACCGGCGACATTGTGGCGGTGAAACGGTGTAGCCATACTACACAGGGGAAAAATGAATTCCTCTCTGAACTTTCTATCATCGGAACTCTCCGCCACCGGAATTTGGTCCGTCTTCAAGGATGGTGTCACGAGAAAGGCGAAATTTTACTCGTTTACGATTTAATGCCAAATGGGAGTTTAGATAAAGCTCTGTTCGAGGCCAGTACGCCGCTGCCGTGGCCTCACCGGAAAAAAATCCTTCTCGGCGTCTCCTCTGCTTTAGCCTATTTGCATCAAGAATGTGAAAATCAGGTCATTCACAGAGACGTTAAAACCAGTAATATAATGTTAGACGAAGGATTCAATGCCCGTTTGGGCGATTTCGGGTTGGCCCGACAAGTGGAGCACGATAAATCGCCGGACGCCACAGTCGCCGCTGGCACAATGGGATACTTAGCGCCGGAATATCTCCTCACCGGACGGGCGACCGAAAAAACCGACGTGTTCAGCTTCGGCGCGGTTGTTCTCGAAGTCGCCAGTGGCAGACGGCCGATCGAGAAAGAGAGCGGCGCCGGAAAATTTGGCGTCAACAGTAATTTAGTCGACTGGGTTTGGAGTTTACACCGGGAAGGACGGCTGTTGGCGGCGGCCGATGGGAGACTCGGCGGGGAGTTTGAGGAATCAGAGATGAGGAAAGTTTTGTTAGTTGGGTTGGCTTGTTCTCACCCGGATCCGATGACCCGACCCACAATGAGAGGCGTAGTGCAAATGTTAATCGGCGATTCTGAGATTCCGATCGTCCCTCGGTCTAAGCCATCGACAAGCTTCAGTACCGCTCATTTGCTTCTCACTTTACAAGATAGCGTGTCCGATCTGAACGATATGATCGCCATTTCCACTTCCTCGTCTGACCACAGCTTCAAGGGCGAGGATTCGATCTCACTGGAGGATCGGACGGCGGGAAGTCCATCAATTGTTTGA